The nucleotide window AGTTCAACTTTGaattttttcttgaaaattatagaaagataaATGCACTTTAACTACgtaaataatcaaatcaattttttttttgcatatttacATACACCACAATTTACCCGAAATCAAAATGTTATATTCACCAAATTCATAGAACtcacaatatttttattgtgcATCAGGACCACCTCCTGGTTCTTAATTAAACCACTTGTAATGCCTTTGACCACCTACGGCTATACCTCTCACGTCTGGTCACTTGGTATGTGTACCATATTCCGTGCAACAGCCAATACCTAATTTTTGGGAGACTAGACAAACTTATTTACTGATCCTAGAACTACTATATGGTTTTCTTCATATTTTTCCTCACTCGTATGATATCATAAATTGCTCTCTCATAATTACTCATATCTCTACTATTTTAGCTGCATGTTTAGTCTTGAAGTTTTCTTGgacaaataaccaaaaatataaatacactTTGATAAGGTAAATATTCACATTACTTCTTTTAAACTTTTCACATACACCTTCTTATATCAGAAACAGATGTAACAATATTAAACCATACACAGCTGTTAAAGAGTATAAGAGCGTTTTTCTGATAACTATTTAAGTAAAGCTATAGAAAGACAAAACAGTATAGTATCATGACCATCAAAGTTCAATTCTACAGCCTTTACTAATTGCCTACGGGGGCCGGTGTCGGTTGAGGGAAAAACTATGAAGATCTAAAAtgacaccaaactttataacaTTTACTAATTGCCTCAGTGGTATCGGGCAAGACAATTCACATTATTGTTTCGCATAAATATCACAATAGCCAAAATGGGTAGTATGGTTTACAACTTACTAAACTGATACATCTTCTTTTTAGGGTTGATGGAAACTAGATGCATATAAGCTTAATCAAATAGTGGAAAAGAACCAAAATAGAGCAGCTTATTACTTAGAAAACTGTGGTCACAAAAGGAAAATGAAGTGTGTAATACCATTGCATCAAAGAAAGAGACTTCTACTGAAACGTTATTACAAAGGAAAACTAGTCTTTAGAGTTTGGGAGTCAGTGTTTTGGACCCTGGGCCGAAAGAAAATGTAGTATTATACTGCATCTTTATAGGAATCTTGAGTCAGAATTTCAAAAGTGGTGTTTGCGCTGGAAGCTAAAGACTTGGTGGAAGCAAATGGAAGCCAATTAAAAGGCTCAGGGCGTGGCCCGTCGTGTCCTTTTCATTTTAAAgtggttgaattttttttaccattaaaCCAGTTTTGTGTTGGGATGTGAGCTATGAGATCATATATGAAGACAGGGATCAATCTTATGTTGCGACTAATCATCCAAAATGACTTTCAGAAGTTCTTGTTGATGAGAGAGTTCCTTATGTTTGTAAGCTTTTGGATTAGTTTGTTGTCACTTGTATTTCTCTTATGCCTCTTTTGGTTGGGCTGGTTTATTGGTTATAGGTTTGATATTACATATGTGTATTGGCTTTGTGGGCTTGTAAACCTGTGAAACGTTATTCTTCAATATAAAATCCAGATGACCAAAAAATATACTCCTCTCTTCCAAAATAGTTGATGCTTTGGTTCAAGAcacaaaagttaaaaaaaacacttttacctaaaaaatagcaataaaaatgtaaattaaaCTAATTCGGTcaatcatcaattttttttaataaaatattaatagtctcacaaattttaataaaattaaaatttatataaaatatctaaacatcatctattttgaaacatcaaatttttttcaaaacatcgtctattttagaatagatggaatattaattttgttatataaagAAATTGTTAACAGTCCTTTTCACATATTAGATGATGTTCTAAGTTGAAGTTTAATACAATCTTTTGTACGTTTTAAAGTGGAAGCCATGTGGAAGAGAAAGAGTTTACAAAAGTGATTCCGTTGGCTTTTTCAACCAAATAGACACGACAAAAAGCTGTAAGTGAGGGACTGAGTCAAGCCGCAACGCGTGgatagagacagagagagatgaTAATACTCAAAACGCAAAACTGATACTTTCTCCATTGACTAATTTGCCCTTGACCGTAACTCAGGGCCATAAGATAATCATCACCACGACCATCATGTTGGGATTGCGAAATCTcgtgtccaactctatcttatcttattagtatgatattgtccactttggaccTAATTGACTGACCCGCatggttttacttttggtttccttcccaaaaggcctcgtactattagagttggacatctctttatatattagacactccttgtctaattctccaatgtgggacttagtttgttatatcacattctccccttcaaactaaggatcacattcatctcATGTCCCACAACTGACTTCCAGAATCTTCTGACTTGATTTCTGCCACACACTTCTCATTCCTAATTCATAGGATACCCATTCATCACTCATTCATCACTCAAAGGGTATTTCGGtctttcttgcagatttctcgtcaacctggctctgataccaattgttgtgATTGcgaaatcccgtgtccaactctatcttatcttattagtatgatattgtccactttgggcctaattGGCTGATCCGCatggttttacttttggtttccttcccaaaaggcctcgtactattagagttggacatctctttatatattagatactccttgtctaattctccaatgtgaaacttagtttgttatatcaCACATCACTCACCAAACTCAGAGAGCTCCAAGAAACAGAAACAGACACGACATCATCACAGCAAAAAGCTCTGTTTCTTGGTTCTTTAATTCCTTTTAGattgtatttttctttactTCCTTAACCTTATATTCTCTGGTATATTACCGTAGATATCATCGTTATATCCATTGGAGGAGCTACTTACGTCGGAGGGGGTCAACTGACCCCtaaattttttctatatttttggtttatatgtTAGGTTTTGTAagtataaaatgaaaaaaaattgggtaATTTAGATGCAACTAAACCAATGTTTAATGTTGAAATCTTAATTTAGCACATCTTTTAATATTATTAGATAGATATATTAATAGACCTCGGTGAATAGAACTTCTAACTCCGCCAACTTATATCAGACAGCCTTCCTAAGGGGCACCGCATATCGAACCAAAAGGAACAATGTGATCCACTTTGAATTTCCACTCTTGTAAAAGATTTAGTAGAGTCCTATTCAAAAGCTTACTCCACATCCATGAACCAAATGTACTGTTTTCATCGACATTAATGACCTTTTACTGATCAAGTATCTTTTAGTCCATCATACCCATAAAGTGGACTCCGATATGATCCTCCAGATAATTTTCAGAAttacaaacttttttttgaGCCAACAAATTTTCAGACAACAAACTTTGTTCACTTCAGTTTTTGTGTTATATTAGGCGTGCTTTGGTTGCATCGCTTCCTAGGAGTACAAGTTTGATATGAACACTTGCATGTTATGTCACCAATATTCAAAAGTGGTGTTTGTGTCGGAAGCTAAAGACTTGGTGGAAAAATTAAAAGGCCCAGGGCGTGGCCGGTCgtgtccttttttttttaagatagaAGGGTTCGTCTGATTGCTAAAAACGTCATATGAGGATAGGAATCAATCTTGTGTTGCAGCTAATCATCCTCAATGACTTGTAGTTTGTAGGCTTGTGTTTTTTTATGCTTCTTTTAGTTGGGCTGCTTTTTGGTTGGTTATAGCCAGAGGTTGATGTTAAGTGATTGTATGTCTGCTAGCTATGTGGGCTTGTAACCTTTTTGAAACTTTATTCTTCAATATAAACCCATGTGacaaattttgttatataaagAAATTGTTGACAGTACTTTCATATAGATGCAGTTCTAAGTTCAAGTTTAATAGAATCATTTGTACTATTACAGTGGAAGCCACGTGTTTGTGGACGAGAAAGAGTAATAAACTACACAAGTGATTCCGTTGGCTTTTTCAACCAAAAAGACAAAGACAAAAGCTGTAAGTGGGTGGGACTGAGTCAAGCCGCAACGCGTGGAGATAGATGATAATACTCAAAAACACAAACCGAACGTTGATACTTTCTTTCATTGACTAAGCTGCCCTTAGCCGCACTTCTCGAGGCTAAAAGGCAAAGGCATCATCACCCGAAACTCAGAAAGCATCTcaatctattattatttttccattGTAGAGCTCCGAGAAACAGACACGACATATAATCACAGCAAAAAGCTCTGTTTCTTGGTTCCTTAATTCTTTAATTCTTTTTTAGTTTGTATTCTTTCTTTACTTCTTTTACTTTATATTCTTCACTGGTAGATTATCTACCGTAGATATCTATCATCGAGCTGTGCTGTTTATTTTTGTATCATCTCTTGTCGAATTTATTTATATCTCTTTCAACTccggagatcaagttcttgatcGGTGTTAAAAGGAAGTCCAAGAAGATGTGGTGGATGATGGGTGAAAACGGTGGTCACTATTGTTCTAAAAAGTCCGATGATCTATGCGGCACACAGGTCTTCcttccttcttctcttctttatcaTTTCTTTAAATTGTTCTTGAAAACAAGATCTTGTTTAGTCAATGGTTCTTGATTTGGTAAACGGAGACTTTCTTGATATCTAAACTATAGATCTTATGGTTCTGATCTGagtaatattattttcttaaattagaTTGATCTAATTGTTTGAATTGGTTTTTGTTTATACAAGACATGAGTATACAAGACATGAGTTGATCAGCTAttgacttttatttttttcttgtgtctAAACAGGAATCAGATCGAGGCTTTGGCATCACCAGACTATGTTGCATGTTGCGTGGTATAGACTTAAAGTCAATCATATTCCTCTTAGTAATCTTCCCCATGTGTGTTATTGGTGTATACATTCACGGCCTCAAGATCTCATACTTCTTGAGACCATTATGGGAATCACCACCAAAACCATTCCACGACATTCCTCACTACCACCACGAGAACGCTTCCATGGAATCTCTCTGTAAGCTCCACGGCTGGGGCGTCCGTGAATACCCTCGCCGTGTCTACGACGCCGTCCTCTTCAGCACCGAAGTGGAGCTTCTCACCATACGGTGGCAAGAACTCTACCCTTACGTTACTCAGTTCGTTCTCCTCGAGTCGAACTCCACCTTCACCGGGCTACCGAAACCGCTCGTTTTCGCCAGCCACAGGGCTGATGATGAGTTCAAGTTCGTTGAGCCGCGGTTGACGTACGGGTCGGTAGGAGGAAGGTTCAAGAAAGGAGAGAAGAATCCTTTCTACGAAGAGGCTTACCAAAGAGTAGCGTTGGATCAGCTTCTAAGACTCGCGGGCATTACAGATGATGACTTGTTGATTATGTCTGATGTTGATGAGATCCCGAGCAGACACACGATAAACCTTCTCAGCTGGTGCGATGACATACCGGAGATCCTCCACTTAAGACTGAAGAACTATCTCTACTCTTTTGAGTTCCCGGTCGACGACAAGAGCTGGAGAGCGTCGGTTCATAGATACAAGACTGGTAAAACAAAGTACGCGCATTACAGGCAGTCAGATGAGATCTTGGCGGATTCAGGGTGGCATTGTAGCTTCTGTTTCAGACGGATTAGTGAGTTTGTGTTCAAAATGAAAGCTTATAGTCACTATGATAGAGTGAGGTTTGGACATTATTTGAACCCTAAAAGAGTTCAGAGAGTTATATGCAATGGAGATGATCTGTTCGACATGATACCTGAGGAGTACACGTTTAAAGACATCATCGGTAAGATGGGTCCGATTCCACATTCTTATTCGGCGGTTCATCTTCCTGCGTACCTCCTGGAGAATGCGGAGAGGTACAAGTTTCTTCTTCCGGGGAATTGCTTGAGAGACAAGGAATGAATGGTTCTTGAAACTAATATATTGATATGACACTGCTTACTAATTCATGATTATTAATATTCTTTGTgtgaattatttttttagaatggCGATTTTTATTGGTGCTTTTGGTGTACATAAACAACTGATCTatgagaatatatttttttttaatttataagaatAATTTCTTCTTTTATGGACTTTTGTAACACAAGTTTGTCATTCGGCAAAACTTGAAGATGGTGAGTTTGGAATAATCCACGTTATAGCATATCCTAGCAAGATGGGCAAGCTAGTGAAACAACAGTCCATGTATATTTGTATAAATGAAAACTATAGAAAAATGAACACTAACAACACCGGCCAGTGGCACATGGAAAGTATAGGAGAAGATGATACAAAGGGCGTACTGATTGAACCGTTATGTAAATAAAGAGAGAATCGGTTGATTTTATAAAActgacttttaattttttttggctgCAAATGATTGATAGTATCTTCTAGTTTTTGGTTGGAAATGTGTACATGTTCTTTGTCAAATTGAACAGAAACATATCAATGATACCCTCTTTTAGTCACATCTATCCTCTCTTGCATTCTTTATTGTACAACACGTTCTTGTCCGCTCGTTTCACATTTGGACCAATCATTATATAAAACTTGCCTCTAGAGAAGGTGAGGGTCTGAGAGCGCTTCCATTGAGGAGTGCTTAACAAGGGGTTCTTAATACATATGTAAGTGTAAGTATGTTATGTAATAATGTTGAACTATAGATATCTGAAAACCTAATGTAGTATCTCCATTGAGATAGTTTTAGATACTAGAAACCGTTTTTACAACTGTCAATTTGTAAGTGCTTTTATTTCttagaaatatttaaatttaatcaaGTAATTCAACTTCATCAAATACTTATCTAAATTAAGTTAGAAGTTCAATGTGATTCGgcttggagttttttttttaaatatagaaatatagaaatataatccttggtgtatatataaaatctgGTTTAGTTtacttcagtttttttttttggattctaCAAACAACATTGGAAACCAGCAAATACTTCAAAAGTTGGATCCAATATAGTTTAAGTTTAGTTTGATTTAGTTTTCAGATAATTTTagataactaataaaaatatcagATAATTTGGTTGTTTGAACAAAGGAGAATTTTCGTGTTTACCATTTTCTTGGtattattattcatttttaccaccactaaagtgatattttcaaaaatattttttcattttcaaaaatactttcgGGAATATTTTCAGTCTTcgattttgttttagttttaggaTATAGGAAAACGTGAAGTACTGAGATATTTGTGAGTTCTagttcagttttgtttttttttttttagttcggTTCCAAACTTCCATCTATTTCTTTTGGATTTTGTATAAGACGCTGAACCTGAATAcatcaattgtttttttaatatattacatCAAATTGAAGTTATGCTTGTTTGTGTGTTTGCAGTACATATAATATACAATTAATAAGTAAGTGATTAAAGCCATACTTTATGttaatacaatttaaaattgcaaattattttatataaataaaattaggattatatattattgaaaattttaataaataattttaaaacattaaaatataaaatcagaattttaattaaatattttaaaatatcaaatctCTTAATTTACTTTTTGACAAACCGGAAAAAATTATTAGAGCAGTATTAGCGATAATATCTTTAGGAGTTTTTAACaattcaaataattaaaaaaaagcaaGAAAAGAGAACAATAAATAGTAAGAGACGATCCTTTCGGCAGGTACTCCAAACGCAACCGTGAAAAACATTTCTACGGGTGTAAATCATTTACCGGTTAAGTTGTTAAAaagtaattaaatataattataaaaataaacatcatTATTTTACTATTGTTAAGAAACGTACACCATCTCTCCTTGGTGCTGATGCTCTTAAATGTAATTATGTTGATATTTAAAGTATCATTTTTCTTTTAAGAAAACAACATAATAcgtaattaacaaaaatgtgTTAAGAGAtgcaacaaaaaataaaattatgtgtgTACAAAATTGAATCTggtaaacaaacaaataaaaaaactatgtaaaataaaattaactttatATCTAAACTAACTGACTGATATATAAGATCGatgaattaagaaaaaatatccCTAGATGTTTTTAAtaggttatatatattatatcttttaaataaaataaatttaatgaaaaattcaactagtaaaaaatatttaaaaagaaataaaaaactaacaaaagaaaagaaaaattatttcttaTAATACTTATCAACATAAAATGTGAAGTGAAAAATAAactacaaataaataattatttgaaaatagtAGTTTGATATATGTGTTAACTCTTTTtatgattaacatataattaatatataagtaaatgttttatgaaaaactgttaaaataatttatataaatataaaataagaaataaatatcaaaataggTTAAAACATCATCATACAAACAAACAACTTATAAATATAATGCACACATGTACTATAATTAGTTAAATACTTATTAAGCCCTCTACGCTTTCTTAAACGTTTTCCAatcaaatttcaattttaaaaagaatttatcttagtttttaagaagaaaaaggaaaccCAGAAAAAGAAATGGTCTTTTGTCTTACAATGAACTGTCTTACAATGAACTGGTTCAACTTTCCGAAATGACATGTAATTTAACTGTGGTATACCTTCGTTCAgagaaacaataaatttaactaaaatcatTTTCTTAAGTTAGTTAAACCATAGTGAATTTCAGCTATTAGTAAATGTACTTTAGTTCATTAGAGTTAATCTAAATTAAGATTCAAAAGAGGTTCTCTTTTGGAACTACAGGTTTacctatcttatatattaaaacagaagtcatgacttatttcatgtgtgattttttatttggaccaccTCTTAGAAAGTTgcttaaatgattttttatataaatatttgaattattcaattattttaaaactaactaatcAAATAGACATTCCTCTATTTTCTCTAAATTTGCATCTGAATAAAATCTTTTCATAtctttttcataatataaatttattcttttcaCTAAAACAaaccttttattttaattat belongs to Brassica rapa cultivar Chiifu-401-42 chromosome A07, CAAS_Brap_v3.01, whole genome shotgun sequence and includes:
- the LOC103831003 gene encoding uncharacterized protein LOC103831003; this encodes MWWMMGENGGHYCSKKSDDLCGTQESDRGFGITRLCCMLRGIDLKSIIFLLVIFPMCVIGVYIHGLKISYFLRPLWESPPKPFHDIPHYHHENASMESLCKLHGWGVREYPRRVYDAVLFSTEVELLTIRWQELYPYVTQFVLLESNSTFTGLPKPLVFASHRADDEFKFVEPRLTYGSVGGRFKKGEKNPFYEEAYQRVALDQLLRLAGITDDDLLIMSDVDEIPSRHTINLLSWCDDIPEILHLRLKNYLYSFEFPVDDKSWRASVHRYKTGKTKYAHYRQSDEILADSGWHCSFCFRRISEFVFKMKAYSHYDRVRFGHYLNPKRVQRVICNGDDLFDMIPEEYTFKDIIGKMGPIPHSYSAVHLPAYLLENAERYKFLLPGNCLRDKE